The Cuculus canorus isolate bCucCan1 chromosome 16, bCucCan1.pri, whole genome shotgun sequence genome includes a region encoding these proteins:
- the ELMO2 gene encoding engulfment and cell motility protein 2 isoform X3, producing the protein MPPPSDIVKVAVEWPGANAQLLEIDQKRPLASIIKEVCDGWSLPNPEYYTLRYADGPQLYITEQTRCDIKNGTILQLAVSPSRAARQLMERIQSHSMEARLDAMKELAKLSADVTFATEFINMEGITMLTRLVESGTKLLSHYSEMLAFTLTAFLELMDHGIVSWDMVSITFIKQIAGYVSQPMVDVSILQRSLAILESMVLNSQTLYQKIAEEITVGQLISHLQVSNQEIQTYAIALINALFLKAPEDKRQEMANAFAQKHLRSIILNHVIRGNRPIKTEMAHQLYVLQVLTFNLLEERMMTKMDPNDQAQRDIIFELRRIAFDAESDSNTVPGSGTEKRKAMYTKDYKMLGFTNHINPAMDFTQTPPGMLALDNMLYLAKFHQDTYIRIVLENSSREDKHECPFGRSAIELTRMLCEILQVGELPNEGRNDYHPMFFTHDRAFEELFAICIQLLNKTWKEMRATAEDFNKVMQVVREQITRALPSKPNSLDQFKSKLRSLSYSEILRLRQSERMSQDDFQSPPIVELREKIQPEILELIKQQRLNRLCEGSSFRKIGNRRRQERFWYCRLALNHKVLHYGDLEDNAQGEVTFESLQEKIPVADIKAVVTGKDCPHMKEKSALKQNKEVLELAFSILYDPDETLNFIAPNKYEYCIWIDGLNALLGKDMSSELTKSDLDTLLSMEMKLRLLDLENIQIPEAPPPIPKEPSSYDFVYHYG; encoded by the exons ATGCCACCACCTTCGGACATTGTGAAAGTAGCTGTTGAGTGGCCAGGTGCCAATGCCCAGCTGCTGGAAATAGATCAG AAAAGGCCTCTTGCATCCATCATCAAGGAGGTCTGTGATGG gTGGTCGTTGCCAAACCCTGAATACTACACCTTGCGATATGCCGATGGTCCTCAGCTGTACATCACAGAACAG actcGCTGTGACATCAAGAATGGAACTATCCTGCAGCTGGCAGTCTCCCCA TCCAGGGCAGCTCGCCAGCTGATGGAGAGGATCCAGTCGCACAGTATGGAAGCCCGACTGGATGCCATGAAGGAACTGGCTAAACTTTCAGCAGATGTGACCTTCGCCACAGAGTTCATCAACATGGAAGGGATTACAATGCTGACACGGCTTGTGGAGAGTGGGACCAAGCTTCTGTCCCA TTACAGTGAGATGTTGGCTTTCACCCTGACTGCCTTCTTGGAGCTCATGGACCATGGTATTGTTTCCTGGGACATGGTCTCAATAACCTTCATCAAACAG ATTGCAGGGTATGTGAGTCAGCCTATGGTAGACGTCTCCATCCTCCAGCGGTCGTTAGCCATTCTAGAAAGCATGGTGCTAAACAGTCAGACTCTATATCAGAAGATAGCAGAAGAAATCACCGTGGGGCAGCTCATTTCTCATCTGCAAGT ctcaAATCAAGAGATTCAGACATATGCCATTGCCCTGATTAACGCCCTCTTCCTGAAGGCACCTGAGGACAAAAGACAG GAAATGGCTAATGCATTTGCCCAGAAGCACCTGAGGTCTATAATCCTGAAT CATGTGATCCGAGGAAACCGCccaattaaaacagaaatggcaCATCAGCTGTATGTGCTACAGGTACTGACCTTTAATCTCCTGGAAGAGAGAATGATGACCAAGATGGATCCCAATGATCAG GCACAGAGAGACATCATATTTGAGTTGAGAAGAATTGCATTCGATGCAGAGTCTGACAGCAACACCGTTCCTGGCAGTGGAACAGAAAAACGCAAAGCCATGTACACCAAGGACTACAAGATGCTGGGTTTCACT AATCACATCAATCCAGCCATGGATTTTACTCAgactcctccagggatgctaGCATTGGACAACATGCTCTACTTGGCCAAATTTCATCAGGACACCTATATCAGG ATTGTTCTGGAGAACAGCAGTCGAGAAGATAAGCATGAGTGTCCCTTTGGGCGAAGTGCCATTGAGCTTACCAGGATGCTTTGTGAGATCCTGCAAGTTGGGGAACTCC CCAATGAAGGACGAAATGACTATCATCCCATGTTTTTCACCCATGATCGTGCATTTGAAGAGCTATTTGCCATCTGCATCCAGCTGTTGAACAAGACCTGGAAAGAAATGAGGGCGACAGCAGAAGATTTTAATAAG GTTATGCAGGTTGTAAGGGAACAGATCACACGGGCTCTCCCCTCTAAACCAAACTCCTTGGACCAGTTCAAGAGCAAACTGCGCAGCCTGAGCTATTCTGAGATTCTGCGACTACGCCAGTCAGAGAGAATGAGCCAAGATGACTTCCAGTCACCACCTATTGT GGAACTGAGAGAGAAAATCCAACCTGAGATCTTGGAGCTGATAAAGCAGCAGCGCCTGAACAGGCTTTGTGAGGGAAGTAGCTTTAGAAAAATTGGAAATCGCAGAAGACAAG AAAGGTTTTGGTATTGTCGCCTGGCTCTGAATCACAAGGTGCTACATTATGGAGACCTGGAAGATAATGCCCAGGGGGAAGTGACCTTCGAATCTCTACAGGAAAAAA TTCCAGTTGCAGACATCAAAGCTGTTGTCACAGGGAAGGATTGTCCACACATGAAGGAGAAAAGTGCACTGAAACAGAACAAG GAAGTGTTAGAATTGGCCTTCTCGATATTATACGATCCTGATGAGACCTTAAACTTCATCGCACCTAATAAATATGAG TACTGTATCTGGATCGACGGGCTGAACGCTCTGCTGGGGAAGGACATGTCCAGCGAGTTGACCAAGAGCGACCTGGACACGCTGCTTAGCATGGAGATGAAGCTGAGGCTGCTGGACCTGGAGAACATCCAGATCCCCGAGGCGCCGCCGCCCATCCCCAAGGAGCCCAGCAGCTACGACTTCGTGTACCACTACGGCTGA
- the ELMO2 gene encoding engulfment and cell motility protein 2 isoform X2, with product MPPPSDIVKVAVEWPGANAQLLEIDQKRPLASIIKEVCDGWSLPNPEYYTLRYADGPQLYITEQTRCDIKNGTILQLAVSPSRAARQLMERIQSHSMEARLDAMKELAKLSADVTFATEFINMEGITMLTRLVESGTKLLSHEMLAFTLTAFLELMDHGIVSWDMVSITFIKQIAGYVSQPMVDVSILQRSLAILESMVLNSQTLYQKIAEEITVGQLISHLQVSNQEIQTYAIALINALFLKAPEDKRQDKLLNPLDLPITEMANAFAQKHLRSIILNHVIRGNRPIKTEMAHQLYVLQVLTFNLLEERMMTKMDPNDQAQRDIIFELRRIAFDAESDSNTVPGSGTEKRKAMYTKDYKMLGFTNHINPAMDFTQTPPGMLALDNMLYLAKFHQDTYIRIVLENSSREDKHECPFGRSAIELTRMLCEILQVGELPNEGRNDYHPMFFTHDRAFEELFAICIQLLNKTWKEMRATAEDFNKVMQVVREQITRALPSKPNSLDQFKSKLRSLSYSEILRLRQSERMSQDDFQSPPIVELREKIQPEILELIKQQRLNRLCEGSSFRKIGNRRRQERFWYCRLALNHKVLHYGDLEDNAQGEVTFESLQEKIPVADIKAVVTGKDCPHMKEKSALKQNKEVLELAFSILYDPDETLNFIAPNKYEYCIWIDGLNALLGKDMSSELTKSDLDTLLSMEMKLRLLDLENIQIPEAPPPIPKEPSSYDFVYHYG from the exons ATGCCACCACCTTCGGACATTGTGAAAGTAGCTGTTGAGTGGCCAGGTGCCAATGCCCAGCTGCTGGAAATAGATCAG AAAAGGCCTCTTGCATCCATCATCAAGGAGGTCTGTGATGG gTGGTCGTTGCCAAACCCTGAATACTACACCTTGCGATATGCCGATGGTCCTCAGCTGTACATCACAGAACAG actcGCTGTGACATCAAGAATGGAACTATCCTGCAGCTGGCAGTCTCCCCA TCCAGGGCAGCTCGCCAGCTGATGGAGAGGATCCAGTCGCACAGTATGGAAGCCCGACTGGATGCCATGAAGGAACTGGCTAAACTTTCAGCAGATGTGACCTTCGCCACAGAGTTCATCAACATGGAAGGGATTACAATGCTGACACGGCTTGTGGAGAGTGGGACCAAGCTTCTGTCCCA TGAGATGTTGGCTTTCACCCTGACTGCCTTCTTGGAGCTCATGGACCATGGTATTGTTTCCTGGGACATGGTCTCAATAACCTTCATCAAACAG ATTGCAGGGTATGTGAGTCAGCCTATGGTAGACGTCTCCATCCTCCAGCGGTCGTTAGCCATTCTAGAAAGCATGGTGCTAAACAGTCAGACTCTATATCAGAAGATAGCAGAAGAAATCACCGTGGGGCAGCTCATTTCTCATCTGCAAGT ctcaAATCAAGAGATTCAGACATATGCCATTGCCCTGATTAACGCCCTCTTCCTGAAGGCACCTGAGGACAAAAGACAG GACAAGCTGCTTAACCCGCTAGACCTGCCCATCACT GAAATGGCTAATGCATTTGCCCAGAAGCACCTGAGGTCTATAATCCTGAAT CATGTGATCCGAGGAAACCGCccaattaaaacagaaatggcaCATCAGCTGTATGTGCTACAGGTACTGACCTTTAATCTCCTGGAAGAGAGAATGATGACCAAGATGGATCCCAATGATCAG GCACAGAGAGACATCATATTTGAGTTGAGAAGAATTGCATTCGATGCAGAGTCTGACAGCAACACCGTTCCTGGCAGTGGAACAGAAAAACGCAAAGCCATGTACACCAAGGACTACAAGATGCTGGGTTTCACT AATCACATCAATCCAGCCATGGATTTTACTCAgactcctccagggatgctaGCATTGGACAACATGCTCTACTTGGCCAAATTTCATCAGGACACCTATATCAGG ATTGTTCTGGAGAACAGCAGTCGAGAAGATAAGCATGAGTGTCCCTTTGGGCGAAGTGCCATTGAGCTTACCAGGATGCTTTGTGAGATCCTGCAAGTTGGGGAACTCC CCAATGAAGGACGAAATGACTATCATCCCATGTTTTTCACCCATGATCGTGCATTTGAAGAGCTATTTGCCATCTGCATCCAGCTGTTGAACAAGACCTGGAAAGAAATGAGGGCGACAGCAGAAGATTTTAATAAG GTTATGCAGGTTGTAAGGGAACAGATCACACGGGCTCTCCCCTCTAAACCAAACTCCTTGGACCAGTTCAAGAGCAAACTGCGCAGCCTGAGCTATTCTGAGATTCTGCGACTACGCCAGTCAGAGAGAATGAGCCAAGATGACTTCCAGTCACCACCTATTGT GGAACTGAGAGAGAAAATCCAACCTGAGATCTTGGAGCTGATAAAGCAGCAGCGCCTGAACAGGCTTTGTGAGGGAAGTAGCTTTAGAAAAATTGGAAATCGCAGAAGACAAG AAAGGTTTTGGTATTGTCGCCTGGCTCTGAATCACAAGGTGCTACATTATGGAGACCTGGAAGATAATGCCCAGGGGGAAGTGACCTTCGAATCTCTACAGGAAAAAA TTCCAGTTGCAGACATCAAAGCTGTTGTCACAGGGAAGGATTGTCCACACATGAAGGAGAAAAGTGCACTGAAACAGAACAAG GAAGTGTTAGAATTGGCCTTCTCGATATTATACGATCCTGATGAGACCTTAAACTTCATCGCACCTAATAAATATGAG TACTGTATCTGGATCGACGGGCTGAACGCTCTGCTGGGGAAGGACATGTCCAGCGAGTTGACCAAGAGCGACCTGGACACGCTGCTTAGCATGGAGATGAAGCTGAGGCTGCTGGACCTGGAGAACATCCAGATCCCCGAGGCGCCGCCGCCCATCCCCAAGGAGCCCAGCAGCTACGACTTCGTGTACCACTACGGCTGA
- the SLC35C2 gene encoding LOW QUALITY PROTEIN: solute carrier family 35 member C2 (The sequence of the model RefSeq protein was modified relative to this genomic sequence to represent the inferred CDS: substituted 1 base at 1 genomic stop codon) has translation MTKSSAILFILVFSFLFKLEEVKVSLLLVVLLVAGGLSMFICRSTHFNTQGFMLVLCTSFLGSVRWTRAQIFMQKAGLGILENPIDIMFHLQPLMFLRLLPLFAVFXGLPLSVSEKLCHFHKAGVLFFLVGKLFLGGILAFALGFSEFLLISRTSSLTLSIAGIFKEICILFLAIHFLGDCLSLLKWPGFAVCLSGISFHVILKAINSKGDKALKLHKEAISDPDLELWLHHTKQAEEKEEEDDERPQQDLKVKHKGPCSVLARPA, from the exons ATGACCAAATCCTCTGCCATTCTCTTCATCCTggttttttcatttctcttcaagCTGGAGGAAGTT AAGGTGTCATTGCTACTGGTGGTTCTGCTCGTTGCAGGTGGGCTCTCCATGTTCATCTGCAGGTCCACACACTTCAACACACAGGGCTTCATGCTAGTGCTGTGCACCTCTTTCCTTGGGAGTGTTCGCTGGACTCGGGCACAGATATTTATGCAGAAGGCCGGACTGGGTAT ACTTGAGAACCCTATTGACATCATGTTTCACCTGCAGCCGCTCATGTTCCTGAGGCTCTTGCCACTCTTCGCAGTGTTTTAAG GCCTGCCTTTGTCCGTATCAGAGAAGCTCTGCCATTTCCATAAAGCAGGAGTGCTGTTCTTTCTGGTAGGGAAGTTGTTCTTGGGTGGAATTCTTGCCTTTGCTTTAGGCTTTTCTGAATTCCTCTTGATTTCCAGAACATCTAGCCTCACCCTTTCCATTGCTGGCATTTTTAAG GAAATCTGCATTTTATTCCTTGCCATACATTTCCTGGGAGACTGCCTCAGTCTCTTGAAATGGCCAGGCTTTGCTGTCTGCCTGTCAGGAATCTCCTTTCATGTCATTCTCAAAGCCATAAATTCCAAAG GTGACAAAGCTCTGAAGCTGCACAAAGAGGCCATCTCTGACCCTGACTTGGAGCTATGGCTGCACCACACAAAACaagctgaggagaaggaggaagaggatgatgaACGCCCCCAACAAGACTTGAAGGTGAAGCACAAAGGCCCCTGTTCTGTTCTTGCCAGACCTGCCTGA
- the ELMO2 gene encoding engulfment and cell motility protein 2 isoform X1 gives MPPPSDIVKVAVEWPGANAQLLEIDQKRPLASIIKEVCDGWSLPNPEYYTLRYADGPQLYITEQTRCDIKNGTILQLAVSPSRAARQLMERIQSHSMEARLDAMKELAKLSADVTFATEFINMEGITMLTRLVESGTKLLSHYSEMLAFTLTAFLELMDHGIVSWDMVSITFIKQIAGYVSQPMVDVSILQRSLAILESMVLNSQTLYQKIAEEITVGQLISHLQVSNQEIQTYAIALINALFLKAPEDKRQDKLLNPLDLPITEMANAFAQKHLRSIILNHVIRGNRPIKTEMAHQLYVLQVLTFNLLEERMMTKMDPNDQAQRDIIFELRRIAFDAESDSNTVPGSGTEKRKAMYTKDYKMLGFTNHINPAMDFTQTPPGMLALDNMLYLAKFHQDTYIRIVLENSSREDKHECPFGRSAIELTRMLCEILQVGELPNEGRNDYHPMFFTHDRAFEELFAICIQLLNKTWKEMRATAEDFNKVMQVVREQITRALPSKPNSLDQFKSKLRSLSYSEILRLRQSERMSQDDFQSPPIVELREKIQPEILELIKQQRLNRLCEGSSFRKIGNRRRQERFWYCRLALNHKVLHYGDLEDNAQGEVTFESLQEKIPVADIKAVVTGKDCPHMKEKSALKQNKEVLELAFSILYDPDETLNFIAPNKYEYCIWIDGLNALLGKDMSSELTKSDLDTLLSMEMKLRLLDLENIQIPEAPPPIPKEPSSYDFVYHYG, from the exons ATGCCACCACCTTCGGACATTGTGAAAGTAGCTGTTGAGTGGCCAGGTGCCAATGCCCAGCTGCTGGAAATAGATCAG AAAAGGCCTCTTGCATCCATCATCAAGGAGGTCTGTGATGG gTGGTCGTTGCCAAACCCTGAATACTACACCTTGCGATATGCCGATGGTCCTCAGCTGTACATCACAGAACAG actcGCTGTGACATCAAGAATGGAACTATCCTGCAGCTGGCAGTCTCCCCA TCCAGGGCAGCTCGCCAGCTGATGGAGAGGATCCAGTCGCACAGTATGGAAGCCCGACTGGATGCCATGAAGGAACTGGCTAAACTTTCAGCAGATGTGACCTTCGCCACAGAGTTCATCAACATGGAAGGGATTACAATGCTGACACGGCTTGTGGAGAGTGGGACCAAGCTTCTGTCCCA TTACAGTGAGATGTTGGCTTTCACCCTGACTGCCTTCTTGGAGCTCATGGACCATGGTATTGTTTCCTGGGACATGGTCTCAATAACCTTCATCAAACAG ATTGCAGGGTATGTGAGTCAGCCTATGGTAGACGTCTCCATCCTCCAGCGGTCGTTAGCCATTCTAGAAAGCATGGTGCTAAACAGTCAGACTCTATATCAGAAGATAGCAGAAGAAATCACCGTGGGGCAGCTCATTTCTCATCTGCAAGT ctcaAATCAAGAGATTCAGACATATGCCATTGCCCTGATTAACGCCCTCTTCCTGAAGGCACCTGAGGACAAAAGACAG GACAAGCTGCTTAACCCGCTAGACCTGCCCATCACT GAAATGGCTAATGCATTTGCCCAGAAGCACCTGAGGTCTATAATCCTGAAT CATGTGATCCGAGGAAACCGCccaattaaaacagaaatggcaCATCAGCTGTATGTGCTACAGGTACTGACCTTTAATCTCCTGGAAGAGAGAATGATGACCAAGATGGATCCCAATGATCAG GCACAGAGAGACATCATATTTGAGTTGAGAAGAATTGCATTCGATGCAGAGTCTGACAGCAACACCGTTCCTGGCAGTGGAACAGAAAAACGCAAAGCCATGTACACCAAGGACTACAAGATGCTGGGTTTCACT AATCACATCAATCCAGCCATGGATTTTACTCAgactcctccagggatgctaGCATTGGACAACATGCTCTACTTGGCCAAATTTCATCAGGACACCTATATCAGG ATTGTTCTGGAGAACAGCAGTCGAGAAGATAAGCATGAGTGTCCCTTTGGGCGAAGTGCCATTGAGCTTACCAGGATGCTTTGTGAGATCCTGCAAGTTGGGGAACTCC CCAATGAAGGACGAAATGACTATCATCCCATGTTTTTCACCCATGATCGTGCATTTGAAGAGCTATTTGCCATCTGCATCCAGCTGTTGAACAAGACCTGGAAAGAAATGAGGGCGACAGCAGAAGATTTTAATAAG GTTATGCAGGTTGTAAGGGAACAGATCACACGGGCTCTCCCCTCTAAACCAAACTCCTTGGACCAGTTCAAGAGCAAACTGCGCAGCCTGAGCTATTCTGAGATTCTGCGACTACGCCAGTCAGAGAGAATGAGCCAAGATGACTTCCAGTCACCACCTATTGT GGAACTGAGAGAGAAAATCCAACCTGAGATCTTGGAGCTGATAAAGCAGCAGCGCCTGAACAGGCTTTGTGAGGGAAGTAGCTTTAGAAAAATTGGAAATCGCAGAAGACAAG AAAGGTTTTGGTATTGTCGCCTGGCTCTGAATCACAAGGTGCTACATTATGGAGACCTGGAAGATAATGCCCAGGGGGAAGTGACCTTCGAATCTCTACAGGAAAAAA TTCCAGTTGCAGACATCAAAGCTGTTGTCACAGGGAAGGATTGTCCACACATGAAGGAGAAAAGTGCACTGAAACAGAACAAG GAAGTGTTAGAATTGGCCTTCTCGATATTATACGATCCTGATGAGACCTTAAACTTCATCGCACCTAATAAATATGAG TACTGTATCTGGATCGACGGGCTGAACGCTCTGCTGGGGAAGGACATGTCCAGCGAGTTGACCAAGAGCGACCTGGACACGCTGCTTAGCATGGAGATGAAGCTGAGGCTGCTGGACCTGGAGAACATCCAGATCCCCGAGGCGCCGCCGCCCATCCCCAAGGAGCCCAGCAGCTACGACTTCGTGTACCACTACGGCTGA